Below is a window of Saccharomonospora viridis DSM 43017 DNA.
CAGTGCGTCACCGCGCGCGACGATCCGGACGGACTCGATCAGATCCTCCGGTGAGGCGTTCTTGAGCAGGAATCCGCTCGCTCCCGCCCGCAACGCCTCGAACAGGTAGTCCTCCCGGTCGAACGTCGTGAGGATGATGACCTTCGTCGGATGATCGGCTCCGGCCGGTCCCAACAGTCGACGGGTCGCCTCCAAACCGTCGAGCTTCGGCATCTGGACGTCCATGAGCACCACGTCCGCCCGCTCCCGCGTGGCGACCTCGACCGCCTCCCAACCGTCGCCGGCCTCTCCGACCACCTCGATGCCGTCGTCGGAGGACAGGATCACCCGGAATCCGGCGCGCACGAGGTCCTGGTCATCCGCGAGGACGACCCGCAACGGCCTGTCACCGGTGTCTTTCGTCGGGGCTGCACCGTGGGTCTCGGTGTCGTCGGTCACCGGCCGCTGTCCTCCTCGTTCATGTCGTCCC
It encodes the following:
- a CDS encoding response regulator, which codes for MTDDTETHGAAPTKDTGDRPLRVVLADDQDLVRAGFRVILSSDDGIEVVGEAGDGWEAVEVATRERADVVLMDVQMPKLDGLEATRRLLGPAGADHPTKVIILTTFDREDYLFEALRAGASGFLLKNASPEDLIESVRIVARGDALLSPEVTRRVIARFSAPAVTGPTRRPSELTDREFEVLSLLAKGASNAEIARQLVLGETTVKTHVSRILTKLNLRDRTHAVVFAYENGIVTPGSA